From the genome of Natrinema marinum:
AGGACGACCACGCGAGCGGGCACGGCCACGGCGGGCACGATCACGACGATGGCGTCCGCGCCGAGGGCCACGGGCCACACCGCAGTTACGTCGAGGTCCGCGAAATCGTCGCAGAGTTGGACCTCGAGCCGGCGGTCGAACGCGACGCGCTCGCAATCTTCGAACTGCTCGGCGAGGCGGAAGCCAGCGTCCACGGCGAGGCCCTCGAGGACATCCACTTCCACGAGGTCGGGGCCGACGACGCGATCGCGGACGTGGTCGGCGCGGCGGCGCTGGTACACGACCTCGAGCCGGATCGGATCGTCACGACGCCGCTGGCGACCGGCGGCGGGACGGTGTCGATGAGCCACGGCGAGTACCCCGTCCCGACGCCGGCGGTCGTCGAGATCGCCCAGCGAGCCGACTGGTCACTGCGCGGCGGGCCGGTCGACGCCGAACTGCTGACGCCCACGGGCGCGGCGATCCTCGGCCACCTCGCCGACGGCGTCGACTCGCTGCCCGCGCTCGACATCGAAGCGTCAGGTTATGGCGCCGGCAGCTACGACCTCGATCCCCATCCGAACGTGCTTCGCGCGCTCGTCGGAACCGGCGACGGGCGACTGGTGAAAGACGATATCGCGGTGCTCGAGACCAATCTAGACGACGCGACGCCCGAGGTACTGGGCGGGCTACAGGAGTCGCTCTCGCGTGCGGGCGCGAGAGACGTGTCGATCCTCCCCGCAACGATGAAGAAGTCCCGGCCCGGCCAC
Proteins encoded in this window:
- the larC gene encoding nickel pincer cofactor biosynthesis protein LarC, which produces MRILAFDGRMGASGDMLLAALIDAGADPDVLEPITDALDLEYRIDDAEKCGIAATAVDVFLSEGHSADGERDHGTDESGDGGHGHHHDEDDHASGHGHGGHDHDDGVRAEGHGPHRSYVEVREIVAELDLEPAVERDALAIFELLGEAEASVHGEALEDIHFHEVGADDAIADVVGAAALVHDLEPDRIVTTPLATGGGTVSMSHGEYPVPTPAVVEIAQRADWSLRGGPVDAELLTPTGAAILGHLADGVDSLPALDIEASGYGAGSYDLDPHPNVLRALVGTGDGRLVKDDIAVLETNLDDATPEVLGGLQESLSRAGARDVSILPATMKKSRPGHLVKIICKPADRERVARALAEETGTLGVRDAGVTHRWIAKREFETVTLEVDGAEYDVTVKVASDADGEVYDVSAEYDDAAAVARESGLAIREIVRRAEQTLADE